One window of Triticum dicoccoides isolate Atlit2015 ecotype Zavitan chromosome 5A, WEW_v2.0, whole genome shotgun sequence genomic DNA carries:
- the LOC119303882 gene encoding dolichol-phosphate mannosyltransferase subunit 1-like, translating into MEKGGEAGGGRPEYSIIVPTYNERLNVALIVYLIFKHLPEAKFEIIIVDDGSPDGTQDIVKQLQQVYGEDRVLLRARPRKLGLGTAYMHGLKHASGEFVVIMDADLSHHPKYLPSFIRKQKETGADIVTGTRYVSNGGVHGWNLMRKLTSRGANVLAQTLLRPGASDLTGSFRLYKLSVLEDVISSCVSKGYVFQMEMIVRATRKGYHIEEVPITFVDRVFGISKLGGSEIVGYLKGLVYLLLTT; encoded by the exons ATGGAGAAgggaggcgaggcgggcggcggcaggCCGGAGTACAGCATCATCGTGCCCACCTACAACGAGCGCCTCAACGTCGCCCTCATCGTCTACCTCATCTTCAAGCACCTCCC GGAGGCCAAGTTCGAAATCATTATTGTGGATGATGGAAGCCCCGATGGAACACAAGACATTGTAAAGCAGTTGCAGCAAGTATATGGTGAAGATCGTGTT CTTCTGCgagctagaccaaggaagctagGACTTG GTACTGCATATATGCATGGATTAAAGCATGCCTCAGGGGAGTTCGTTGTTATAATGGATGCAGATCTATCTCATCAT CCAAAGTATTTGCCAAGCTTCATCAG GAAGCAAAAGGAAACCGGTGCTGACATTGTAACTGGCACGCGTTATGTTAGCAATGGTGGTGTCCATGGTTGGAATCTTATGCGTAAGCTGACCAGCAGGGGAGCAAATGTTCTGGCACAGACGTTACTACGCCCCGGAGCTTCTGATCTGACTGGGTCGTTTAG GCTATATAAGCTAAGTGTTTTGGAGGATGTCATCTCCTCCTGCGTCAGCAAGGGCTATGTATTCCAAATGGAGATGATTGTCAGGGCTACTAGGAAAGGTTATCACATCGAAGAG GTCCCAATCACTTTCGTCGACAGGGTCTTTGGAATCTCAAAGCTCGGGGGATCCGAAATTGTTGGATATTTGAAAGGCCTTGTGTATCTGTTGCTCACAACTTAG
- the LOC119303884 gene encoding uncharacterized protein LOC119303884 produces MAVMDTAFKALTAGLGVATLYLAGSFSFNVYRGLAWHSEQSKLEKENEKSQD; encoded by the exons ATGGCGGTGATGGACACGGCGTTCAAGGCGCTGACGGCGGGGCTGGGCGTGGCGACGCTCTACCTGGCCGGCTCCTTCTCCTTCAACGTCTACCGCGGCCTCGCCTGGCACTCCGAGCAATCC aagctagaaaaagaaaatgagAAGAGCCAAGATTGA